One genomic region from Cydia pomonella isolate Wapato2018A chromosome 4, ilCydPomo1, whole genome shotgun sequence encodes:
- the LOC133517479 gene encoding uncharacterized protein LOC133517479, whose amino-acid sequence MPVEFVNHCQLDRTEPSENERLESLIKEQYKLDSLGISKRETLFSKLDSRAVEILDATTTRLPTGRYEVGLPWRDNIQCVPDSCPQALSRFLSLERRMIREPAFADAYKKFIDNMIAKNYAEECDSGTYYNHLITKSVNTSIDLKHDTNLGDYSNKIHTLSDNLQPSTVSPNKTETNFDIELSTAANASIHSSYMDDFLDSLDDVDEAAQMASDVVTIHRNACFEMCGWNSNDQGALRLIPTELRAVQPSEMSLGSESSSVRALGVSWDPISDTVGFRTGLEGLILQGSFNKRKVLSHLMKVYDPLGLLGPIVVKGRILLQEAWRSNIDWDTPFPPSQILKWNEWFKELSDVSTIRISRWYAKLNGEPLHRELHIFADASELAFATVAYWRLLYADGTVKLALITSKTRVSPLKPISIPRLELQGALIASRLAVTIKEFHKKKPLRTFLWTDSRTVLGWLRSDARTYKPFVAHRVGEITENTRVQDWKWVPTDLNVADDATRIKPLHLNPNHRWFTGPSFLLDPPENWPVEPAGQPIVQEERKQTSGLVVGHLTITADFSRFSDWLRLLRATARVLQAASKFRSALDRVGRIAPSTDVRLRQRTNRPTSTTLIPLTAELMEAAERHVLKKVQSESFSDEIPIIERGELIPKSSRLAKLSPRMGPDNLLHLAGRIVAVQDVGSEIKFPIILDGRHPVVRLLVNFYHRKAGHANNEMGVNEVRQKYWLLHLRSTVRSVTSKCLFCRIKRAKPMNPMTGNLPPQRLAHHRRPFTYTGLDYFGPINTKIGRRQEKRYVALYTCMTSRAVHLELVHSLSADSAIMSLRRFIARRGAPNIVYSDNGTCFVGADRILREFYQNEVYDFAANRGIKWSFIPAAAPFFGGCWERLIRTVKVALNATLREREPNPEVLVTLLLEAEAIVNSRPLTHVPIGPEDQETLTPFHFLIGSSSNQVLPATLDDRDLLRRVDWRKALRLADHFWNRWVKEILPTMQPRQIAENREHDLTLGDLVIIVDQNLPRGTWPRGRVVATFPGRDGVVRVVDVATSGGILRRPSKKLVRLEA is encoded by the exons TCGAGATTCTTGATGCTACCACCACACGCTTACCGACCGGTAGATATGAAGTAGGTCTTCCGTGGCGTGACAACATACAGTGTGTTCCCGATAGCTGCCCGCAAGCTTTATCAAGATTTCTAAGCCTCGAAAGGAGAATGATTCGTGAGCCCGCCTTCGCTGACGCGTATAAAAAGTTTATTGATAACATGATTGCTAAAAATTATGCTGAGGAGTGCGATTCCGGCACTTATTATAATCATCTTATCACTAAAAGCGTCAACACCAGCATTGATCTCAAACACGATACCAATTTAGGcgattattcaaataaaattcaCACCTTATCTGATAACTTACAACCTAGTACAGTCAGTCCGAAtaaaacagaaacaaattttgacATTGAGCTGTCAA CGGCAGCCAACGCAAGTATCCATAGTTCCTATATGGACGATTTCTTGGATAGTCTGGACGATGTTGACGAAGCTGCACAGATGGCATCCGATGTTGTGACTATTCATCGTAACGCATGTTTCGAAATGTGTGGCTGGAATTCTAACGATCAGGGAGCATTGCGTCTTATACCGACTGAACTGCGCGCCGTCCAGCCTAGTGAGATGTCACTTGGCAGTGAATCAAGTAGCGTCAGAGCCTTAGGTGTTTCATGGGATCCTATTTCGGACACTGTCGGATTTAGGACTGGTTTAGAAGGTCTCATACTACAGGGCAGTTTTAATAAACGCAAAGTGTTGTCCCACCTCATGAAAGTATACGACCCACTAGGTTTGTTGGGCCCAATAGTGGTCAAAGGGCGTATACTGCTTCAGGAGGCGTGGAGATCCAATATTGACTGGGACACACCATTTCCACCATCACAGATTTTAAAGTGGAACGAGTGGTTTAAGGAACTGTCTGACGTATCTACAATTAGGATTTCACGATGGTACGCCAAGCTCAATGGAGAACCTCTACACAGGGAGCTACACATTTTCGCGGACGCAAGCGAGTTGGCCTTTGCCACCGTCGCTTATTGGCGCTTATTGTATGCAGATGGTACAGTCAAGCTCGCACTCATCACCAGTAAGACGAGAGTCTCACCTTTGAAGCCCATTTCAATTCCTCGTCTAGAATTGCAGGGCGCTTTGATAGCTTCTCGCCTTGCTGTCACTATTAAAGAGTTTCATAAGAAAAAACCTTTACGAACTTTCCTGTGGACAGATTCAAGAACTGTCCTCGGTTGGCTCAGAAGTGACGCACGAACGTACAAACCCTTTGTGGCCCATCGCGTAggagaaattacagaaaatacGCGCGTGCAAGATTGGAAATGGGTCCCAACTGATTTGAACGTTGCGGACGATGCCACTAGGATTAAGCCGCTTCATCTTAATCCTAACCACCGATGGTTTACAGGTCCCTCGTTCCTTCTCGATCCACCGGAGAATTGGCCTGTTGAACCAGCTGGTCAGCCTATAGTCCAGGAAGAGCGGAAGCAGACTTCTGGACTTGTGGTTGGTCATCTGACAATTACCGCGGATTTCAGTCGTTTTAGTGACTGGCTACGATTACTTCGTGCTACTGCTCGCGTTTTGCAAGCTGCGTCTAAATTTCGCTCGGCTTTAGATCGCGTAGGTCGCATTGCTCCTAGCACCGATGTTAGGCTTCGTCAACGTACGAATAGACCTACGTCCACCACTCTAATCCCCCTGACAGCGGAACTTATGGAAGCCGCAGAAAGGCACGTCCTGAAGAAAGTACAGTCTGAATCATTTAGTGACGAAATCCCAATAATAGAACGTGGAGAATTGATACCAAAGAGTAGTCGCCTGGCGAAGCTTTCTCCCAGAATGGGGCCAGACAACTTGTTGCACCTAGCTGGCAGAATCGTTGCCGTACAAGACGTCGGTTCCGAGATCAAGTTTCCAATCATTCTAGATGGACGACACCCAGTAGTGCGCTTATTGGTCAATTTCTACCATCGCAAGGCTGGACATGCAAACAATGAAATGGGGGTCAATGAGGTTCGACAAAAATATTGGCTTCTTCATCTGCGCAGTACTGTTCGAAGCGTCACCAGCAAATGTTTGTTCTGTCGCATCAAAAGAGCAAAGCCAATGAATCCGATGACCGGTAACCTTCCTCCTCAGCGGCTTGCCCACCACCGCCGCCCATTCACGTACACTGGCTTGGATTATTTCGGCCCGATAAATACCAAGATCGGCCGAAGACAAGAGAAACGTTATGTGGCCCTGTACACCTGCATGACATCCAGAGCCGTTCACCTGGAGCTTGTACATTCCCTTTCTGCTGACTCCGCAATAATGAGCCTGCGACGGTTTATTGCTAGAAGAGGCGCTCCCAATATTGTATATTCTGACAACGGTACATGTTTTGTTGGTGCAGACCGAATTCTACGCGAATTTTATCAGAACGAGGTCTACGATTTTGCTGCCAATAGAGGAATAAAGTGGAGCTTTATCCCTGCCGCTGCTCCTTTTTTCGGCGGATGCTGGGAGAGACTTATTCGCACCGTCAAAGTCGCGCTGAATGCCACATTACGAGAAAGAGAACCTAATCCCGAAGTCCTAGTAACTCTCCTTCTAGAAGCTGAGGCAATCGTAAATTCTCGACCTCTGACCCATGTCCCTATTGGCCCTGAAGACCAGGAAACCCTAACGCCCTTCCACTTTCTAATTGGCTCATCTTCTAACCAGGTTCTGCCTGCAACCCTTGACGACCGAGACCTTTTAAGACGTGTTGACTGGAGGAAGGCGTTGAGATTGGCCGACCACTTTTGGAACCGATGGGTAAAAGAAATTCTGCCAACCATGCAACCTCGCCAGATAGCGGAGAACAGAGAGCACGACTTGACTCTTGGCGACTTAGTCATCATTGTAGACCAGAACCTACCCCGAGGAACCTGGCCACGCGGCCGCGTCGTTGCTACATTCCCTGGCAGAGACGGAGTGGTCAGGGTGGTGGACGTAGCCACATCAGGTGGAATTCTTCGTCGACCTTCTAAAAAATTGGTCAGATTAGAGGCATAA